ACTCCTGTCAGACATGTCTAGCggcatggggggggaggggggggggttggtaggCCTAATGAGCAAGACTTCACAGAGGATGCATGCAGCTTAAATTGGTCCAAACATGGGCCCTCTTGTAAACAGTATCTAGTTATTGTTTGCAAGATAATATTATGTAAAAATGCTCCATTGCAATTCTCTGTCTTTTTTTCATGGTCAGGCACTGTGCTGTCCGCACATCGTCCCTGGCGAATCTGAGAGTCAGATGATGCTTCTAAAGGATCTGTTTTTAGCAGACTTTCCTATAAGGAATCTTTCTCTGCAAAAGGCTCTCGCCTTCAATGCCCATAAATCTGTGGATGTATATAATAACAcaccctgcaatggattggcaTTCTATCTACGTACCCCTGTGTTCTTGGGGTCCCCCATCTCTGTGACCCCATACTGAATAAACGGAGATATTGATTCGCTATACAAGGTGggctagtggtcaagtcaaaaaatatatttgtatttggATGCTTGCTGCAAATGCTGACGTTAGGAGACTTTATTAGAGGTGTTagaatggctaagctaacacattTTCCCAGCTATAGTTtaacaccaacatgaagatcatttaaacattgtttTCTATTGACTGCCAAAGACTTTTCCACAGTCCTGTATAATGTTCCACTCAATAAACCGTTTACCAGCAATACTCATTATTGCAGCATTTGCTGTTCTGATACCCCATACCTTTGCTGCGATGTCCATGGTTTTATCCGACCTTCAAGAACTTCCTCTAAAAAGCTACTGAATTTACTGAGATATTAAACAGCATGATCACTAAACTTTTCCTGCTGCTAACTGCCAGGCAATTCCAGCCCACGCTGGCTGTGCATATATTTTAGCCAGTAACTTGAAACGCCTAGTATTAATCATGCTGTTCTCAGATGAATGGAGACACAATTCTTGACGTAAACTTTTATCTAACCTGGGATGAGTCAGACCCCCCCCTGATTGTGTGTAGTGGCAGCTGGGAAAATAGATTTCATTCCttgttttttatataatatttttggttggtctttataaatgtttaattaaGACAATACTAAAGGTATCCTTAGACATAAGTGTTCAtgtatttatgaaaaatgaGGATGAGTTTGAATGTTATTAGTGTCTGTGTCAGGGAATGagatgtgtgagtgtgaatgtgaTTAGTCTGTGTGGGAATGGGGTGGGTTTGATTGTGATTAGTCAATATGTGTGAGTTGGGTGGGTTTGATTGTGATTAGTGTATGTGTGAGAGCAGTGGATTTGAATGTGATTAATCAATGTGTGCAGGTGGAGTGGGTTTGATTGTGATTAGTTGATGTGTGAGAACAGGGTGGGGTTGATTGTGATTAGTCTATGTGTGAGAATGGAGTGGGTTTTATTGTGACTAGTCAATGTGTAAGAATTTGGTGGGTTTGTGATTAATCTATCTGTGAGGGTGGGATGTGAGCAGACAGTGTGTGTTAGTGATTATTCTGTGTGAGAATGGGGTGGGTTTGATTGTGATTAGTGGATTTGCTATGGACAATGGATTTGATCTGTGATTAGTCTATGTGTGAGATCAAGATGGGTTTCATCATAATCAGCCTTTTTAATCTGCATTTGTCTGGGTACAAGTGttcagaaacatgaaaaaacaaaCTTAAGTCCCATATCATTTGACTAAGCAATGGGTAAGGTAATATACAGTTGTAATGTGTGAATGTGGAAGACAATTACAGTGACCGTAAGAGTCCTTGACCACTTTTCAAACTTGAAGCACTGTACATTTAATCAAAGGACCAATTGGCATGAATAACACAGAAAGACACTGCCACCATCAACTGTATAATTACGCCTGTTCATTCAGGAGGTCTTTAAGGTTGCTGCGGTAACAGGCCCAACCCACTCCTCGTCGTCTGAACACCTCTCAGAAGATGCTCCAAGCTGCTGAGAGTTCCTCAAAAGATGCAGCCTTGGGACTGTCTGATGACTTCAGCGGTTTCAGTGACTGTCTCAGGTACCATTTTCAGGAATTCTCTGCAGTCTGCTACAGGAAACATGTATGTATGACTGAATGGCAGTATGCTTAAACACACATTGCATATTTTAGACTAGCATAGTCATTAAGCTCCATGTAATGCATGAACAGGaatgaaaaattacattttttcacGGACTGCAAAGCCAGCTGTAATGGAAGACTGAGTGAAGCATAAGTTAGtggtgatttttaaaatatcctCTCATTTTAGGGCTCAGTAATCTCAGTTGTGCCAGCACACAGGAAATGAAGTGTCATTATTTAGAAtagaatacaatacaatacaatacaatacaatacaatagaGGTACTTTATTCCTCCTATCTTGCTCTTCACTAGACCAATATACAGGAGAGCGAGcttggggtcacagcacagggtccccGTCTGGCACTCCTTACTCAATTAGAACCGGTAACCTTAAAAATGGGTAGTACACCACTGCCTTATAGAAATAAAGATTATGAGGCCCAGGTATCATACCTGAGTGTTGAACTACTGTGAAGCATCTAGTGTTATTAGAGTGTTAGTGTTATTGAAGAGTTAGTGTTATTAGAGTATTAGTGTTATTGAAGAGTTAGTGTTATTAGAGTGTTAGTGTTATTAGAGTGTTAGTGTTATTGAAGAGTTAGTGTTATTAGAGTGTTAGTGTTATTGAAGAGTTAGTGTTATTAGAGTGTTAGTGTTATTGATGTGTTGCTGTTATTGGACTGTTGGTGTTATTGGAGTGTTAGTGTTATTGAACAGTTACAGTTATTGGAGTGTTAGTGTTGGATGTGTCATTAGCATATCTTTGTATCCCTGATAGTACCACAATGACCGTGAATGTCACTGAGATAAGGGCCATTtacaggatttaaaaaaaaaggttaaaaagTTCACAGGAAATCGTTTTAAAATCCATAGAGTTAATTCAGTTCCTGAGACAAAAGCATCTATCTGCTGAGCTTTAAACCACCCCTGAAGCTTCTCTGGATTCTGAGGACAGGTGTAAAGCGTCTGAAGTAGGCAGCAGCTCCCGCTGAAGACACCCAATCCCTAGCCTCCTGATTTTGCCTCGGTTGCAGTCAGTCACAAAAGATCTCCTTATCCAGGAATGTCACACTGTCACCAAACACAAATTGTTTTGTTTATCATGTCCTGCGTTCCTTCCCCACTTTTCCGTGCATGGCTGCTGACATTGGTGGACGTGCATCATGTGACCTAAGTGAAGAAATCCATGTCACACAAAATAGCCCCTCAGGTGACATTCTGCATCACTAAAATCTGGGGATGCCAACATTGCAACAGAGGACAGCCCTCTGATCCCTAGTGTAGCTTGCAGAAACCCGATCCGGTCCCTGTCTTAGTCCAAACTTAGGGGAGTTAAGGGGATCACAGCACCAAAGCGCTGTTGCGCCAGGGTGTTCACTCTGTTCAACTCGCCATGCTTTCGTGGTTAATTGACCTTGAACGCAGAAGACTTGTGAACCTTTGTGAACCGTCATCAGCGGTCCATGGAGGGACAGGAGGAATGTTCACGCAGAACTTAGGTAAGTAGTATGGAAAATCTGATACCGGTCACAGGCTTTACCACACAGCATCAGAAGCATAGATTTTACCCTAATTTTAAGATTTTGCAGGATGAATTCTggtttataaatgactaaaagaAGCTTTTCATGTTATTCTTCATGGCCAGATATTTCCAAAGAAGCGATTTGTGTTAAATGTTAAGCAGCCAGGGGACTCACAAGTGAATAACAAGTTTCAGTCGTCATTGTCCATTTTGTACCTTCCAAACAAGGCTGTCTGCCAGTCAGCCTGCGCTTTGTGTTCAGCGCTAGTAAGCCCGTCACGGCTGATAGTCATTCTCAGCCAAACACATTGCATCAGAAACCGCAGCTGGTCTTGGGTCAGTTTTTAAGCTGTGAATTCCAGCAGCAGATAATAACTCTGCCTTCATTTTAAGTTGGATGAACTGGTCTTCACAACTGAGTTACAGGAGGCAAAGACCCAGGCAGGGGTTAGAGAGAGAAAAGCAACAGTAAATAAAGCTGTCATTTCTCTGGCCAGCAGGGTTGTGATGGTTCACAGCAGCTGGGGGCAGCTCTATTCTGCTGGACCCATGCTTACTCAGATCTGCATTTtcttcagaggtggaaagttcaggtccagaaagtacaaatccagaccaagattttgtttcaaccaaccaactgaggactctgtgactgtttatattcaactggttggttgaaacaaaatcttggtttggactttctggacctgaactttccacctctggttttttttgtggtttctTGTGATTCTTTTGGCATTGGCCGGTGTTTAAAGCCCCTTTGGCTTCCAGCAGTAATGAGTGAGATACCGCTGGACCTGGGGAGTCCTGACCAGGAAGGAAAGCTCTACTCAGCCGAGTCGCTGAACAACCTGCACAAGATGACTGTCTGCACAGACCGAAGGGATTTGTTATCGGGTGAGGCCTCCCGATCAGGCCGCAACACGTTAAGGTCACTTCAAAGGACCCTACAGCTGGGACTGTCTGATCTACCTTCTGGACAGATTTAAAAAGACTAACAGCACAGAAAAacgagaaaaaaaatacacctacTCCCAGATGTTCTCATCTCCCTGCCCAAGCTGTTTCCAGAAAATCCAGGCAAACAGATTGGTTGGTCAAAGTCATGTGAcctaacatactgtatatgaatacCAAAAAGAAATGGGCCTCCTAAAAGTGGCTTGAATCCCCTGGGCATCAACGAGCGAGCACACGCCCGACGACCTGCCTGGCACATGCCCCAACTCGCTCCTCCCACACATTTCTCGCGCCGCTCTCACGACAGGGACGTGAGACGGGATAAATGTGCGAGCCAGCAGGCATGGACGGGTACACGCAGCAGTTTTCACGGGAACCTGCTGGCTTCGGTGGAATAACACATCTCGCGTAGGTTACGACGGTCCGAAACGTGTGCGTCGAATCCAGCGAAGCCACGTAATGATGGACGACGTTAACGAAGCTTTTGCTGGTTTACGTTTTCACTAGGCAACAATTTTACGTATGCAAGAGATACAACAGCAAATATACAAATCTGATGATTCAAGAGACGAAAGCTCTCcctgtattttgtatttattacggaagacttgggaaTATTTATGCAAATAGCAGTAGCATAAGTAGCAGCATGTCTAGTTTAATTAAAATTCTTCCATGGAAATGTCTTAAGTACTCAGGAGCTTAATCAAACACTTACTGCTCTTCAGAATGTTACCTTCACAAGTTTTAATGAGCCCTCCTAAGCCCTCCCGCTAATATTTGGAGCGCTTTGCTATGACTGTATGCACAGCACGCGACTGTGGTATTTGAGAGTTGACACACTTTGCGTGTTTTTTTATGCAGGTTGGTTAAGGGCTACAGCTCACGTCGACGTACGGGAGGTGACGATAATAGGCCCATGGACAATGACCCCCTGAGCAGATTGTCACAGGTCTGCAGAAGCTGTCAGAAGCTATAAAAATGCCAGATGCTTTGATCTGCTCTACAATATATGTGACATAGATGTGACAGGGACTATGTTTAAACTGATCACATGATGACTTTGCTGAGCATCAGGGTGTACAGAAGTAGCATTTGCTTATTAACTGAAAAATCACCTTGAAATAAGACACATCACGCCCTATTTCTGTGATGACCCTCCCTGACCCATCGCATGTCCCGGCATGATTAAAAATAGGAATATCACTTTGATGGGGGCTGGATTCCGGAGAGTTACAGCCCATTGTAACAGCCTCACAGCCCTGAACGACCACTGACAGCACCGACGTAAATAAACACCGACAGGGATTTTAATCTCCACGACTCAATGGCTCAGTCATTACCATAGCAACCAAGTGGTGTCTTTAAGGACCTGAAACGTAGTCGTCTACGTGTGTGCCCGTCGCACCCAGGGTGGGGTCGCCAAGGGAATTTTCGCCCACACATGGCTCATGTGTGGCAGCCGGTCTATGTGTGACACCCGGAGGAGGTGTGACAGTCAGGTCACGCTTGGCGGCCACCCCGTGTGTGACAGCCATTAACACGCGTGACAGTTGGCTTACGTGACAGTTGGCTCACGTGACAGCCAGCGACTATGGCAGGGGGCCGTTAGTGTTTATCTGACCCATTTGCAATCTGGACGGCACGAAAGTGTGACACTCTGACACCTTCCAACCCCCCTTTCTTGACCCCCTCATGGCTGCCAGGTTTATTTGGGCATCTTGATTAAACAAAGGAGCACTTTCAGCTACACACACTTCATAAGGTCATTCCTACTTTCCACCATTAGACTCTACAATGACTCCCCATatggtgaggggggggagggggtgaccaAATATCTGAATGGACCTGGCACACTGGCACATTCACAGAACACTCATTCATTTACTGTACAACCCACTATGCAATACTGTTTATTTCAGAGGTataatatatccatccatctatcaatccatctatccacccatccatccatccatccatccaatgaTTAGATGACATCAGCGTCGACTCCTGCTGCCCATATAAACAGCTCTCAGATGACACGTGGTTCTGATGAGCACCAGGTTGACATCGTTCTCCTCTTTTGTCTCAGTTCCACCCCCGACTTGCCCGAAAGGGCCCCCCCAAAGGCTAGAGGAAGCAGTGAGTGATGGCCTAGGGCCCCCCACTCCAGGTGAGTGTGCAgggccccaccccctcccccgtccTCCGAAATCCAACTGACGGCTACTGCAGACTCAGCTCGTCAGCGCAGTGAAGGGATCCCCTGCAGGACCTCAACTCAGGCCCTCAGCGCAACCTTCAGCCTTTTGACATGAATGTTTAAAGAATAGAATCCAGCTCCCAACTTCCACATGCAGCGTTATATAAATAACGTGTTCAGAAGCAGGTCATCTATATGCTTCTTTAAAGATTAAAAAGCAAACTGTGGATTCAGGTCATAGCACCAGAGCCATTGACCTAGTTTGACTGTAACATCAAAGCCCCGCCCTCACGGAGACCACACCCCCCGATTGATGGAGTGACCACCCCCAGCACCAGGATGCCTGGGGCCAGATGCCCGTGTAAATTGTGTTTCAGTACCACGCTGGGTTACAGTAACACAGATATTATAAGTGTAAACTAGGAGAAGCTAAATTAATGTTGAACTGCATGTTTGCAGGAAGACAAACATAAATATAATGTAAGAAACTACAAAAAATaaactgtccatccatccatacacctATTTTACATGACGGCTTTTCCAGCACAGGGCTGTGGTGAGCTTGTAATTTATCCCTCTAAATAAGATCAGAAATCCTGGATAGGAAGttggaaaatgtaaaaaaaaaaaaaaaaaaaagtaaattaacttcagaaaacaaaaaccCAGAGAATTTTTCACAGAATGGAGCTGAGCCCTATGACAGAACTGACCCATGATCTGCAGGGATCCTGGCCTCTCTCCTGCATCTCCTGAGACCAGACGCCCTGGTGGGAGGTGAGGATGAGGAGCGCCCGTCTTCGTGGCCTGTCCACCAGGCACCGGTCCGCGGAGCCTGGCTCTTACTCGCCGCCATGTTGCTGATTGGTCTTCTCTTGTCTTTCTGTGCGATTTACTTAATAGGTAACTGCGCCACCTtccctcctgccttctgctcaGTAATTAACTGACCTGCTTTCAGTTCATGAAATCCAAAGTTTTCCAGACTATTCCAGGAGACCCTAACTACACCTCCATTGTCACGTGATTGACAGCGCGAAACTCGGCGGTGCTGGGGGAGCTCAGGGGAAGCGGCGTGGAGGAGAGGCATCTGCTGGAGCTCAGGCGCTGGAAGGCCCTGCTGGAGAAGAACCTGGATATCTCCATCTCTGAGGGTACCGCCAAGTGAGAGAAAAGGTGGGGCGCCCCCCGGTGGAGAAGGTGGTGCCCTGTGGCCATTTCACAGAGCGGATGCTCATCCAGATGAGCGTGATTTCAGCACAGGATAGCGATTGGAGTTCTGCTTATTCAGCACAGTAAATGGCCCTGCATATGGAGGGTAGTCAGGTTGTTGAGGATACACCATATTTTAAGTAGAGACTTACaggaaatgtgattttttttttaacaaaaaaaggaatgaaatagatgtattgaaaaataaatttcaggtGGCAGGACTTACACTCAGTAGAGCTATGTACACTGCTTATTACACACTGCGGGAAAGGAGTGTGCAGTGCGACCATCCCAGTCTcacacacacctcccagtcTCACAACATCTCCCAATCTTACACACACCTCCCAGTCTCACAACATCTCCCAATCTTACACACACCTCCCAGTCTCACAACATCTCCCAGTCTTACACACACCTCCCAGTCTCACACACATCTCCCAGTCTcacacacacctcccagtcTCACAACATCTCCCAATCTTACACACatctctgtctcacacacaTCTCCCAGTCTCACACACACCTCCCAGTTTGACAACATCTCCCAATCTTACACACACCTCCCAGTCTcacacacacctcccagtcTCACAACATCTCCCAATCTTACACACACCTCCCAGTCTCACAACATCTCCCAATCTTACACACACCTCCCAGTCTCACAACATCTCCCAGTCTTACACACACCTCCCAGTCTCACACACATCTCCCAGTCTCACACACACCTCCCACTCTCACAACATCTCCCAATCTTACACACATCTCTGTCTCACGCACACCCCCCAGTCTcacacacacctcccagtcTCACAACATCTCCCAATCTTACACACatctctgtctcacacacaTCTCCCAGTCTCACACACACCTCCCAGTTTGACAACATCTCCCAATCTTACACACACCTCCCAGTCTCACAACATCTCCCAATCTTACACACACCTCCCAGTCTCACAACATCTCCCACTCTCACAACATCTCCCAATCTTACACACatctctgtctcacacacaTCTCCCAGTCTCACAACATCTCCCAATCTTACACACATCTCCTAGTCTCACACACACCTCTCAGTCTCACGCACACCTCCCAGTCTCACAACATCTCCCAATCTTACACACATCTCCCAGTCTCACACACATCTCCCAGTCTcacacacacctcccagtcTCACAACATCTCCCAGTCACATTCTCGTACCTATAAGCCAGTGTGGTTTATCCCATTCTGACAGTCATCCATTCTGACAAAGGACCTGACTGCCGCGGAATGTCTGCAGTATATTTCTAGAAAACAAGATAcgtaaatgaaaaaaaacattattttgttGAACAGTAACTGTATATTTTGTGTGTTTCATTAAATGTGTGGGGTCTACTTACAGAGTGAGTCAGCAGCGTTGTGTTAACCTGCCATTGTTTCTCTGTGGTGACTAGAGCAACCCACTGCCAGCCCATGGATATAAACAGCCAGTGATATGAACAGGTGAAGCTTGTCTTAATTAAAACTGTAAATcgtatttaaaaaatttaagaAATCTGTAAAATCAGACCTCTGATGTCTAGATCTAGTTGTACCcaaagcaaaaatatatattatatatatttaatatatatttctaaCTGAAGAGATCACTGTCATAGCGGAGTTTATGCCAGGATATTCAAGACCCAGAATAACACCAACACACCTGAGGTCTAGATCAGGACTGCAAGGCAGAAAAAATACTAGTCTGATGTTGGTCTTAAGATAAGACCCTTGACCAAGCCCAAGAAAACTGTTAATAATACATTGGTCCGCCCTCTAATTGGGGCTGAGTGTTTCACAGATTACAGACTGCCGAAGACTAGTTCCAATACTATGAAAAGAAGTATAGAGGATAGTAAACATCCCTGGATGTTGTTCTTGCCTCGCCCCAAATATCA
The nucleotide sequence above comes from Paramormyrops kingsleyae isolate MSU_618 chromosome 3, PKINGS_0.4, whole genome shotgun sequence. Encoded proteins:
- the LOC111843087 gene encoding uncharacterized protein isoform X1 yields the protein MLSWLIDLERRRLVNLCEPSSAVHGGTGGMFTQNLAVMSEIPLDLGSPDQEGKLYSAESLNNLHKMTVCTDRRDLLSVPPPTCPKGPPQRLEEAVSDGLGPPTPGILASLLHLLRPDALVGGEDEERPSSWPVHQAPVRGAWLLLAAMLLIGLLLSFCAIYLIARNSAVLGELRGSGVEERHLLELRRWKALLEKNLDISISEGTAK
- the LOC111843087 gene encoding uncharacterized protein isoform X2, with amino-acid sequence MLSWLIDLERRRLVNLCEPSSAVHGGTGGMFTQNLVMSEIPLDLGSPDQEGKLYSAESLNNLHKMTVCTDRRDLLSVPPPTCPKGPPQRLEEAVSDGLGPPTPGILASLLHLLRPDALVGGEDEERPSSWPVHQAPVRGAWLLLAAMLLIGLLLSFCAIYLIARNSAVLGELRGSGVEERHLLELRRWKALLEKNLDISISEGTAK